A stretch of Coxiella endosymbiont of Amblyomma sculptum DNA encodes these proteins:
- the pepN gene encoding aminopeptidase N: MANKKIGIVSRNSPTYLKDYRPPGFLIDTMRMHVDLYEEETNVRTVLNLRRNPKVDVSKPLVLNGEEMVLKCLSLDGRTLSSSEYQITDSLLIIPRVPDSLFTLETKVTIKPQENTQLIGLYKSKNVFCSQCEPYGFRRITYFLDRPDVLTRYTTTITADKDRYPFLLSNGNLIESKMLCSNRQWVHWEDPLKKPSYLFALVAGDFDVLEDVFFTRSDRKIILRLFLEKGLKHQGFFALQSLKRAMKWDEERFGREYDLKVYMIVAVGDFNTGAMENKGINIFNAKNILADPKTATDEDYMRIENVIGHEYFHNWSGNRVTCRDWFQISLKEGLTVFRDQCFSEDITSRATARIRNVNYLRNVQFLEDSSPTAHPVRPNSYIEINNCYTSTIYNKGAEVIRMIRTLLGSKIFRKGMDLYFSRYDGQAVTIEDFVQAMMDVSSKNFEQFKKWYDHIGTPILDMESEYDQEKEVLILKVRQSCSSGSSKKLPLHIPLALGLLNSEYEDATSKLDGDDNFIRGTRVLEIKKSEEVFKFLNVKKKPILSLLRDFSAPVYSNYPYSDEELLQLFQHDSDPFSRWESGQIFSRRLIGNLIKDYQQKRSLKLDDRFVESFRDIVVRSHGDYGYAALLILLPSETGLMQFIQNTDVETIYSVRQFVKRELAKTLVLELTTAYERHRLPSYTYNWIDVGKRAFKNRCLNYLTENAEDKQYALAYRQFRDSDNMTDVIGSLSALVNHECKERDRALDEFYRKWKDHPLVVNKWMALQASSKLPSTTENVKRLLQHPAFNIKNPNNVYSLLVTFGMNTVCFHDKNGEGYRLISDCVLNIDAINPQMAARVLQPLSNWKIMDEGRQELMKTELNRIAKVSRSSSGVYEIITKSLNSSEFI, from the coding sequence ATGGCAAACAAAAAAATAGGAATAGTGAGCAGGAACAGCCCGACATATCTTAAGGATTATCGCCCTCCTGGGTTCTTGATTGATACAATGCGCATGCATGTGGATCTTTATGAAGAAGAAACCAACGTCAGGACTGTTTTGAATTTACGACGTAATCCAAAAGTAGATGTGTCAAAACCGTTGGTGCTTAACGGAGAAGAAATGGTATTAAAATGCCTATCTCTCGACGGACGAACGTTGTCATCTTCTGAGTATCAAATCACCGATTCTTTATTGATAATTCCTCGTGTTCCAGATTCATTATTCACTTTAGAAACTAAAGTAACTATTAAACCTCAAGAAAATACTCAATTGATTGGGCTTTATAAGTCGAAGAACGTCTTTTGTTCTCAATGCGAGCCATATGGATTTCGTCGCATTACCTATTTTCTAGATCGTCCTGATGTGCTAACACGTTACACTACAACAATTACAGCTGATAAAGATCGATACCCTTTTTTGTTGTCAAACGGAAATTTGATCGAATCGAAAATGCTGTGTAGTAACAGGCAATGGGTACATTGGGAAGACCCTTTGAAAAAACCTTCCTATTTATTTGCTTTAGTAGCTGGAGATTTTGATGTGTTGGAAGATGTTTTTTTCACTCGATCGGATAGAAAAATAATCCTACGACTTTTTTTAGAAAAAGGACTTAAACATCAAGGGTTTTTTGCTTTACAGTCTTTAAAAAGAGCAATGAAATGGGACGAAGAAAGATTTGGCCGCGAATACGATCTCAAAGTTTACATGATAGTTGCAGTGGGTGATTTTAATACAGGAGCAATGGAAAACAAGGGGATCAATATTTTTAATGCTAAAAATATCTTAGCTGATCCAAAAACAGCTACTGATGAGGATTACATGCGTATTGAGAATGTAATTGGACATGAATATTTTCACAATTGGTCAGGCAATCGTGTAACATGCAGAGATTGGTTTCAAATTTCCTTAAAAGAAGGACTAACCGTCTTTCGAGACCAGTGTTTTTCCGAAGATATAACGTCAAGAGCCACCGCTCGTATTAGAAATGTGAATTACTTGCGCAATGTACAATTTTTAGAAGATTCAAGTCCTACAGCACACCCAGTACGACCGAATTCGTATATTGAAATTAACAATTGTTATACAAGCACGATTTATAATAAAGGCGCAGAAGTTATTCGTATGATAAGGACTTTATTAGGATCGAAGATTTTTCGTAAAGGGATGGACCTTTATTTTTCTCGTTACGATGGGCAAGCAGTAACTATTGAAGACTTTGTTCAAGCTATGATGGACGTTTCAAGTAAAAATTTTGAACAATTCAAGAAATGGTATGACCATATTGGCACTCCAATACTTGATATGGAAAGTGAATACGACCAAGAAAAAGAAGTCCTAATTTTGAAAGTGAGACAGTCCTGTTCATCAGGGTCGTCGAAAAAATTACCATTGCACATTCCGTTAGCACTTGGTCTTTTAAATTCGGAATATGAAGATGCGACAAGTAAGTTGGACGGAGATGACAATTTTATTCGAGGTACGCGCGTTTTAGAAATTAAAAAATCTGAGGAAGTATTTAAATTTCTTAACGTAAAGAAGAAACCGATATTATCTCTTCTTCGAGACTTTTCGGCACCAGTATATTCTAATTACCCCTATAGTGACGAAGAACTTTTACAGCTTTTTCAACACGATAGCGATCCTTTTTCTCGGTGGGAATCAGGACAAATTTTTTCGAGACGTTTAATAGGAAATCTAATTAAAGATTATCAACAAAAGAGATCTCTGAAATTGGACGATCGATTCGTAGAAAGTTTTCGAGACATTGTCGTTCGATCGCATGGAGATTATGGATATGCGGCTTTGCTCATTCTATTACCTTCAGAAACTGGTTTAATGCAGTTTATACAAAATACGGATGTTGAGACCATATATAGTGTTCGTCAATTTGTGAAAAGAGAGTTGGCGAAAACCTTAGTATTGGAATTGACGACAGCCTACGAGAGGCATCGATTGCCTTCTTACACTTACAATTGGATTGATGTTGGTAAACGTGCGTTTAAAAACCGATGTTTGAACTATTTAACTGAAAATGCAGAAGACAAGCAGTATGCACTGGCTTATCGACAATTTAGGGATAGTGATAATATGACCGATGTTATCGGATCTTTATCCGCTTTAGTCAATCACGAGTGTAAAGAACGTGACCGTGCATTAGATGAATTTTATCGAAAATGGAAAGATCATCCTCTGGTAGTTAATAAGTGGATGGCGCTGCAAGCGTCATCAAAATTGCCGTCTACTACAGAAAATGTGAAGAGACTACTGCAACACCCCGCTTTCAATATCAAAAATCCTAATAATGTGTACTCGTTATTGGTAACTTTCGGAATGAATACCGTCTGTTTTCACGATAAGAATGGAGAGGGTTATCGTTTAATTTCTGATTGTGTACTCAACATCGATGCGATCAATCCTCAGATGGCTGCACGAGTACTGCAACCTTTATCGAATTGGAAGATCATGGACGAAGGTCGTCAAGAATTGATGAAAACAGAGCTTAATCGTATTGCGAAAGTTTCTCGATCGTCGTCAGGTGTTTATGAAATCATTACGAAAAGTTTGAATAGTTCTGAATTTATATAA
- the sohB gene encoding protease SohB, which yields MEFFGNYGLFLAKLISILVSILIALFVLLSVVAHTKAKPKNKLHVQKINKQYEEYNRILLRAVKNKHEFKLQLRSQKKNRKQKEQLKEAKKRIFVLSFNGDIHASSVEALRTEVTALLTLANRKDEVFVRLESSGGVVHSYGLATSQLQRIKAANIKLLVSVDRIAASGGYLMACVADYIIAAPFAIVGSIGVLAQLPNFHRYLQKKSIDFEQITSGEYKRTLTLFGKNTEKGRAKIQQEVEEMHKIFKDFIKEHRRMVNIEQVSTGEHWYALQALHLKLVDELKTSDDYLFTASQTCDLYEVHYRIKHALDERLTRSFKKVYQQFCSWFPTDSRLIGGIN from the coding sequence ATGGAGTTTTTTGGAAATTACGGTTTGTTCCTGGCTAAATTGATCAGTATACTAGTGTCTATTCTGATTGCACTCTTTGTACTTCTTAGTGTAGTTGCGCATACAAAAGCAAAACCTAAAAACAAACTGCATGTTCAAAAAATCAATAAGCAATACGAAGAATATAATCGTATTCTTTTGCGTGCTGTAAAAAACAAACACGAGTTCAAATTACAGTTAAGATCTCAAAAGAAGAATCGTAAACAAAAAGAACAACTAAAGGAGGCAAAAAAAAGGATTTTTGTTCTTAGTTTTAACGGAGATATTCATGCTTCTTCCGTAGAAGCGTTGCGCACGGAAGTGACTGCTTTGTTGACTTTAGCCAATAGAAAAGACGAAGTGTTTGTACGTCTTGAAAGTAGTGGAGGTGTTGTACATAGCTACGGACTAGCGACTTCTCAACTGCAAAGAATTAAGGCGGCTAATATAAAATTGTTAGTGTCTGTTGACAGAATAGCGGCAAGTGGCGGTTATTTAATGGCTTGCGTTGCTGATTATATTATCGCCGCTCCTTTTGCTATTGTAGGTTCCATTGGTGTCCTAGCTCAACTGCCTAATTTCCACCGATACCTTCAAAAAAAATCCATCGATTTCGAACAAATTACATCCGGTGAATACAAGCGAACGCTAACGCTTTTTGGTAAAAATACTGAGAAAGGGAGAGCTAAAATACAACAAGAAGTTGAAGAAATGCATAAAATCTTCAAAGATTTCATTAAAGAACATCGAAGAATGGTGAATATCGAACAGGTATCCACAGGTGAACATTGGTACGCTTTACAGGCTTTGCATTTAAAATTAGTTGATGAACTAAAGACGAGCGACGACTATCTCTTTACAGCCAGCCAAACATGCGATCTTTACGAAGTCCATTATAGAATAAAACACGCTCTGGATGAGCGACTTACTCGTAGTTTTAAAAAAGTTTATCAACAGTTCTGTAGTTGGTTTCCAACTGATTCTCGACTGATTGGTGGTATCAATTAA